DNA sequence from the Calderihabitans maritimus genome:
CTTCTTAACCGTTATTCCGGTGCCGGGATGATCTTGATGACCGGTCATGGCGGTAGTGCTGTTGTCAAGAATTATGGTAGTAACTGTTCCTAGATTATAGACTACATCTAACAATCCTGTAATTCCGGAGTGCATAAAAGTTGAATCTCCTATAACCGCCACCACCTTGCGGGCGAACTCCCGGCCACGAGCCTTTTCCATTCCCAAAGCTGTACCGATGCTGGCCCCCATGCAGATGCACGTATCCAAACTCTCCAACGGAGGCAGTGTCCCCAGCGTGTAGCAACCTATATCGCCGGTAACCACAAGTTTGAGCTTGCGCAAGACATAGAAAACTCCCCGGTGAGGACAGCCGGGACATAGAGTCGGAGGTCTCATCGGAAGTTCTTCTTCAACTGTAGCAGCTACCTCTGTCTTTATGTTTTCTCCCAGGATTTTTTCCGCTACCAGTTCGGGACTTAATTCCCCCGTCCTGGGAAGCAGGTCTTTTCCTATAACCTTCAGCCCCCAAGAACGTATCTGTTCCTCCATAAACGGCTCCAGTTCTTCCACTACATATACTTCATCCACCTGTTTGACAAAGTCTTCAATGAGCTTCCGCGGTAAAGGATTAGTCATTCCTAACTTCAGATAGGACACGTTGCCCATTACTTCCCTTGCATACTGATAGGAAACACCACTGGTAATAACTCCTAGTTTATGATCGCCCCACTCCACAAAATTCAGCGGAGTTTTCTCACTATAATCCTCCAAAGCTTTTCGCCGTTGCTCGACCAGCAGATGTCGCTGCCGGGCATAAGCGGGTATCATGACGTATTTGCGTGGGTTCTTCTCGTAATCCTTTAGGGAAAATACCATTCTTTCTCCCAGTTCCACCGGCGACCGGGAGTGAGCAATCCGGGTGGTTATACGCAACATAACCGGAGTATCAAACTGCTCACTGATTTCCAGAGCTATGCGGACAAAATCTTTAGCTTCCTGACTATCACTGGGTTCCAAAACAGGAATCTTGGCAAAACGCCCGTAAAATCGATTATCCTGTTCATTTTGTGAACTGTGCATTCCGGGGTCGTCGGCAGATACTAAGACCAGGCCCCCGTTCACTCCGGTATAAGAAAAAGTGAGCAGCGGATCGGCAGCCACGTTGACCCCTACGTGTTTCATGGCCACGAGTACGCGAGCCCCCGCTATGGAAGCCCCTATGCCTACTTCCAGAGCAACTTTTTCATTGGGAGACCACTCCGCATAAATATCCCGATACTGGCTGATGGTCTCAATTATCTCCGTACTGGGAGTTCCAGGGTAGGCTGTTGCCACCGTAACCCCCGCTTCATAAGCACCTCTGGCTATAGCTTCGTTGCCCGTCAACAATTCCTTCTTCATCCTGCTTGTCCCTGCGCCTCCTTTTTACGATGATCAAAAACTCTTCTAGCCTTACCTGTCGTACGGGCCAGAGTTTGCGGTTCAACCAACCGCACCTGGGCATTGATGGAAAGTACCGCATGAAGTTTCTGTTTTATAGTTCTTTCCAGTTCTTCCAACTCTCGGAATCGGTCGCTGAATTTTTCTTCGGAAACTTCTACCAGTACTTCCAACTCATCTAAATAACCTTTCTTATGAACGTGAATTTCATAATGAGGAGCCAACCCATCTATCTCCATCAAAACGCTCTCTATCTGGGAGGGGAAGACATTAACTCCCCGCACGATGAGCATATCGTCCGTACGCCCGGTTACTTTACGCATCCGGGCTGTGGTGCGTCCACAGGAACAGGGCTCGTCCGTTACCACTGATATATCCTTGGTGCGAAAACGAATAACCGGAAACGCTTCTTTGGTAAGGCTGGTGAAAACCAGTTCACCTTCCTCACCCCAGGGCAGAGGCTCCCCGGTTTCCGGATCAATTACTTCCACCAGAAAATGGTCCTCGGCAATGTGCTGTCCCTGGGTATATTGACATTCACCGGCCACACCCGGACCCAGTACTTCACTTAAACCGTAATTATCTGTTGCCTTCATACCCCAGCGCCGTTCAATTTCTCGACG
Encoded proteins:
- the iorA gene encoding indolepyruvate ferredoxin oxidoreductase subunit alpha, which encodes MKKELLTGNEAIARGAYEAGVTVATAYPGTPSTEIIETISQYRDIYAEWSPNEKVALEVGIGASIAGARVLVAMKHVGVNVAADPLLTFSYTGVNGGLVLVSADDPGMHSSQNEQDNRFYGRFAKIPVLEPSDSQEAKDFVRIALEISEQFDTPVMLRITTRIAHSRSPVELGERMVFSLKDYEKNPRKYVMIPAYARQRHLLVEQRRKALEDYSEKTPLNFVEWGDHKLGVITSGVSYQYAREVMGNVSYLKLGMTNPLPRKLIEDFVKQVDEVYVVEELEPFMEEQIRSWGLKVIGKDLLPRTGELSPELVAEKILGENIKTEVAATVEEELPMRPPTLCPGCPHRGVFYVLRKLKLVVTGDIGCYTLGTLPPLESLDTCICMGASIGTALGMEKARGREFARKVVAVIGDSTFMHSGITGLLDVVYNLGTVTTIILDNSTTAMTGHQDHPGTGITVKKQSSKPVDLPALIKALGIERVQVVDPYDLKQLEDIVRQEVSADEPSVVITRRACILLDKKKEGQAYEVELDKCTGCKSCMKLGCPSIAFRENTAQIDDTLCNGCGLCSQVCKFGAIRKAGEAGE
- a CDS encoding phenylacetate--CoA ligase family protein, whose protein sequence is MIWDEKYECIPREELRKLQLERLQATVKRVYEQVPFYRKAFEERGILPEDIKSLEDVRKLPFTTKDDLRQNYPYGLFAVPLREVVRLHASSGTTGKPVVVGYTRRDLEIWTELVARMVTLAGVTQQDVAQIAFSYGLFTGGFGLHYGLERVGATVVPASGGNSEKQIMLMQDFGTTVLVSTPTYALYLAEVAEKMGVSPSSLGIRLGLFGGEPWTEEMRREIERRWGMKATDNYGLSEVLGPGVAGECQYTQGQHIAEDHFLVEVIDPETGEPLPWGEEGELVFTSLTKEAFPVIRFRTKDISVVTDEPCSCGRTTARMRKVTGRTDDMLIVRGVNVFPSQIESVLMEIDGLAPHYEIHVHKKGYLDELEVLVEVSEEKFSDRFRELEELERTIKQKLHAVLSINAQVRLVEPQTLARTTGKARRVFDHRKKEAQGQAG